The DNA sequence TGGTGCCGCTGAAGCGGCCGGTGGCGTACAAGTGCCCCTGGTGGTCGAGGGTGATCTTGCGGCCATAGCCACGCGGCTCGGTGTGGTAGGTGGTGGTGGTGATGGGGATGGACCGCACCCACACGAAGTTGCCGTTCGGGTCGAGCTTGTGGTAGAACACGTTCCAGGTGCCCACCGAGGTGAGGTTCGCGGTGCCGGGCCCGGGATCGAAATCCACCGTGCCCCGGAAGTAGCCGGAGGTGTAGATGTTGCCTTCGTCGTCCAGCACCAAGGAATGCGCCCGGCTCTCGTGGGGTGCGGTGCCGAAGTTCACGGCCCAGATGAAGTCCCCGTCGTTGGTGAGCTTCAACACGAAGATGTCCTCGTGACCAGCGGTGAGGAGGTGGACACCGGGTCCTGGGTCGAAATCGCGCGGACCACCCTGATAGTAGAACCGCCCGGCCACCACCACGTTGCCTTCATGGTCGATGGCCATGCTGTAGCCCTGGTCCCACCAGGTGCCCCCGACGATGCCCTTGGCCCACACGAAATTGCCGTCGGGATCGAATTTCGATATGTAGATATCGGCCTGGCCGGTGGTGGCGGCGGTCATGGTGAAGGTGCCGGGTCCGGGGTCGAAATCCGCCGTGCCTGAAAACCCACCCGTGGTGTACACGTTGCCTTGGTCGTCCACGGCGATGGAAAGCGGCGCATCGTAGTGGGGGCCACCCATTCTTCGCGCCCAGACCAGATCGCCTTCCATGGTGAACTTGGTCACGTAGATGTCATTGCCTCCGGCCGAGGTCAGATCCACCACGCGGGGTCCGGGATCGAAGTCCACCGTACCATTGAAAAGTCCGGTCAGATAGACATGTGTGCCATCCAGGGTGAGCGCAACGCCCCTGTCAGTCCCGTTCGAGCCCATGGTGGCCACCCAGGAGGGTGCCAGTACTTGGGCATTGAGCCCGGAGGTGATCAACAGGAATGCAGCGAGATGGAGGAATTCGTGGCGCATGGCGTTGGGCATTGGTGGCCCGAATAGAAGTTGTCCAACACCCCGGACCTTCAAGCATCGAGTGAGCGGCCACTTTCCCGATCGAATGGCGAAGGGTGCCCACCGTCCGCGCGCTCGGTGGCCCTCCCCTAGCTTTGCCATCCCGACCCGATGCCCTACTTCCGTGGGTACCGGGCTTCGGGCTTTTGTGCATCCATGGAATTGACCCGCCTCACCATCCTCAAGCTGGAGGATATCCTCTCCCTTTACACCTCCGACCCCCGCTGCGCCCAGGCCGCCCATGCCCTGGCCACCGAACGCGCGCGAGTGCAGCTCACCGGCCTCGTGGGCAGCGGGCGGGCCTTCACCGCCTCGGCCATCAGCCGGCAGGTGGGCGGCACCCATGTGTTCGTGCTCACGGACAAGGAAGAGGCCGCGTATTTCATGAACGATCTGGAGGCGCTTCGGAACGTGCAAGGGGAAGAAGGTGCGAGGGTGCGAGAGAAAAAGAGCGAGGACCTGTTCTTCTTTCCCGCACCATCCCGTTCGCCCTATGACCCAGAAGGCCACCACGATGGCGAACGGGTGAGCAGGACCGAGGTGCTGGAGGTCTTGATGAAGAAGCCGAAGCACCTGGTCCTTGTCACGTATCCGGAAGCGTTGGTGCCATTGGTCGTGGGCCGCGAAACGATGCAGCGGAACACCCTCGCCATCAAGCGCAACGAGGAACTGCCGATCGAAACGCTCGAGGAATGGCTGCAGGCGACCGGCTTCACGCACGCGGACTTCGTTTACGAGCCAGGCCAGTACAGCGTGCGTGGCGGCATCGTGGACGTGTTCAGCTACGGCAGCGACAGGCCTTACCGCATAGAGCTCTATGGCGACACCGTGGAGAGCGTACGCCGCTTCGACCCGCAGGACCAGCTGAGCGTGGAGCGCCTCGCCGAAGCGGTGATCGTGCCCGATCTGCAGGATGAGGATGCCGCACGGCAACAACTCTTCTTCCAGCAGCTACCCGCCGATGCCATCATCTGGTACAGCGACCCCAAGGCCCTGAGCGATGCGGCCGCCAAGCAACTGAAGCGCCTGCGCGAAGCCTACGAGCGCCTGCCGGACAAGGACGCGCACCCGAAGCCGGATGATCTGCTGGCGAAGGACGGGGAGTTGGTGGAGGCGGTGTTCGGGTTCAGGAATGTGCGGTGGGGAGGGCAGTTGCCGGTTGTTGGTTCTCAGTTGTCAGGTGGGGCCGCACTTATGCACCGTGACCCATCGCCAGAAGAGATCTCGGTCACGATACGGCCGGACAACCAACAACCGCCAACCGACAACCGCTTTCTCATCCATATCGAATTCTCCCAGAAACCCCAACCCGCCTTCGCCAAGGACTTCCAGCAGCTCTCCGCCGACCTCCACAACCGCGTCACCGCCGGCTTCACCAACCTCATCGCCTGCAGCAACGCCCGCCAGAGCGAACGCCTCTACACCATCTTCCAGGACATGGAGCACGAGGTCTGCTTCACGCCGCTGGTGCTGGACCTCCACGAAGGCTTCATCGACCCCACGCTGAAACTGGTGCTCTACACCGACCACCAGATCTTCGAGCGCTACCACCGCTTCCGGCTGAAGGAGGGCTTCCGCAAGAACACGCAGGCGCTCACGCTGAAGGAGCTCACCCAGCTCAAGCCCGGCGACCTGGTGGTGCACATCGACCACGGCATCGGGGTGTTCAGCGGGCTGGAGACGCTGGACGTGAACGGCAAACCCCAGGAGGCCATCCGCCTGATCTACCGCGACAACGATGTACTGTACGTGGGCATCCACAGCCTGCACCGCGTGAGCAAGTACAGCGGCGAGGAGGGTGGCAAGTCGCCCCAAGTGAGCAAACTGGGCACCGCCGCGTGGAAGAACCTGAAGGAGCGCACCAAGGCCAAGGTGAAGGCGCTGGCCTTCGACCTGATCAAGCTTTACGCCCGGCGCAAGGCCAAGCCCGGCCACGCCTTCCCGCCGGACAACTACCTGCAGCACGAACTCGAAGCGAGCTTCATCTACGAGGACACGCCCGACCAATTGAAGGCCACGCAGGACGTGAAGGCCGACATGGAGAAGCCCACGCCCATGGACCGCCTGGTGTGCGGCGATGTGGGCTTCGGCAAGACCGAGGTGGCCATCCGCGCCGCCTTCAAGGCCGTGTGCGATGGCAAACAGGTGGCCGTGCTCGTGCCTACCACCATACTCGCGCTGCAGCACTACAAGACCTTCCGCGACCGCATGAAGGGCCTGCCCGTGACGGTGGACTACGTGAACCGCTTCCGCAGCGCCAAGGACCAGGCGCGCATCCTGAAGGAACTGAAGGAGGGGAAGATCGACATCCTGGTGGGCACGCACCGGCTGGTGAGCAAGGATGTCGTCTACAAGGACCTCGGCCTGATGATCATCGACGAGGAGCAGAAGTTCGGCGTGAACACCAAGGACAAGCTGAAGACCCTGCGCGAAACGGTGGACACGCTCACCATGAGCGCCACGCCCATCCCGCGCACACTGCAGTTCAGCCTCATGGGCGCGCGAGACCTCAGCATCATCGCCACGCCGCCGCCCAACCGCCAGCCGGTGCAGACCATGGTGCAGCCTTTCAACGAGCACATCATCAA is a window from the Flavobacteriales bacterium genome containing:
- the mfd gene encoding transcription-repair coupling factor, whose translation is MNDLEALRNVQGEEGARVREKKSEDLFFFPAPSRSPYDPEGHHDGERVSRTEVLEVLMKKPKHLVLVTYPEALVPLVVGRETMQRNTLAIKRNEELPIETLEEWLQATGFTHADFVYEPGQYSVRGGIVDVFSYGSDRPYRIELYGDTVESVRRFDPQDQLSVERLAEAVIVPDLQDEDAARQQLFFQQLPADAIIWYSDPKALSDAAAKQLKRLREAYERLPDKDAHPKPDDLLAKDGELVEAVFGFRNVRWGGQLPVVGSQLSGGAALMHRDPSPEEISVTIRPDNQQPPTDNRFLIHIEFSQKPQPAFAKDFQQLSADLHNRVTAGFTNLIACSNARQSERLYTIFQDMEHEVCFTPLVLDLHEGFIDPTLKLVLYTDHQIFERYHRFRLKEGFRKNTQALTLKELTQLKPGDLVVHIDHGIGVFSGLETLDVNGKPQEAIRLIYRDNDVLYVGIHSLHRVSKYSGEEGGKSPQVSKLGTAAWKNLKERTKAKVKALAFDLIKLYARRKAKPGHAFPPDNYLQHELEASFIYEDTPDQLKATQDVKADMEKPTPMDRLVCGDVGFGKTEVAIRAAFKAVCDGKQVAVLVPTTILALQHYKTFRDRMKGLPVTVDYVNRFRSAKDQARILKELKEGKIDILVGTHRLVSKDVVYKDLGLMIIDEEQKFGVNTKDKLKTLRETVDTLTMSATPIPRTLQFSLMGARDLSIIATPPPNRQPVQTMVQPFNEHIIKEAIEYELSRGGQVYLVHDKVKNIEHIADMVRKLVPGVRISVGHGQLEGHKLEEVMMDFIEGNTDVLVATTIVENGLDIPNANTIIINEAQNFGLSDLHQLRGRVGRSNRKAFCHLLAPGPHLLPDVSRKRLQAIEQFSDLGSGIHIAMKDLDIRGAGDLLGAEQSGFINSIGFETYHKILEEAVRELKHEHFAELFEDRQLARGGTRDQSDDCIIETDLTMLIPNSYVSETAERLALYRKLDDIKDEAELRKFTTEVTDRFGPIPDQVHELMEGIRLRWLGQRMGLEKMVLKKGTLIGTFIADQKHPFFEGDGFNAVLRAVQAQPRRFKVYEKAGTLRISVQDVKNVHAAKEALEGVVGLTA
- a CDS encoding SBBP repeat-containing protein; the protein is MRHEFLHLAAFLLITSGLNAQVLAPSWVATMGSNGTDRGVALTLDGTHVYLTGLFNGTVDFDPGPRVVDLTSAGGNDIYVTKFTMEGDLVWARRMGGPHYDAPLSIAVDDQGNVYTTGGFSGTADFDPGPGTFTMTAATTGQADIYISKFDPDGNFVWAKGIVGGTWWDQGYSMAIDHEGNVVVAGRFYYQGGPRDFDPGPGVHLLTAGHEDIFVLKLTNDGDFIWAVNFGTAPHESRAHSLVLDDEGNIYTSGYFRGTVDFDPGPGTANLTSVGTWNVFYHKLDPNGNFVWVRSIPITTTTYHTEPRGYGRKITLDHQGHLYATGRFSGTIDFDPGPGTASMTAVGDHDIHVLKFTTDGDLVWARSMGGTGYDEGFGIAADADGVVHVVGIFQGTADLDPGPEVHQVVAAGNDEMFVLSLDDGGAFIRAGIMGGTGADQANALVLDDAGDLYVTGWFASTADLDPGPGTQNHTSNGGPDVFLMKVIEFDGTNIGVMAPPSGLRVHPNPASERIIVQLDPDMIGRRGVVEVFNAAGARMHMDRVGDLVPMWSLELPADWTDGLYLLTLRSEGAPLRSARIVLQR